In Sesamum indicum cultivar Zhongzhi No. 13 linkage group LG8, S_indicum_v1.0, whole genome shotgun sequence, the sequence GAATACCAGTTGATAGTTGATTGTAATGCCTTGTCGGtcgatattgaaaatgaaatagtgataatccACAATTTTATCCGTGACAAGTATCGGTTAAAATTTCCGGAGCTTGAGTCTCTGGTTCATCACCCCATTGATTATGCTCGTGTTGTTAAAAAGATTGGGAATGAGATGGATCTGACACTTGTTGATCTAGAAGGTCTTTTACCCTCTGCCATTATTATGGTGGTTTCAGTTACAGCATCGACTACCAGTGGCAAGCCTCTTCCTGAGGATGTCTTGCAGAAAACAATTGATGCATGCGACCGAGCTCTTGCTCTAGATTCAGCAAAGAAAAAGGTTCTTGATTTTGTGGAGAGTCGAATGGGATATATTGCTCCAAATCTTTCTGCTATAGTTGGCAGTGCTGTTGCTGCAAAACTAATGGGGACAGCTGGTGGTCTCTCAGCATTGGCAAAAATGCCTGCTTGTAATGTTCAGCTTCTTGGTGCCAAAAGGAAGAACTTGGCAGGGTTTTCAACAGCAACATCCCAATTTCGTGTCGGGTATCTCGAACAAACAGAGATATTCCAGAGCACTCCTCCTGCCTTGAGGATGCGTGCCTGCCGACTTCTGGCTGCAAAATCTACTCTTGCGGCACGGGTAGATTCTACTAGAGGAGATCCAACTGGGAAAACTGGAAGAAGTTTTCGTGCAGAGATTCACAAAAAGATAGAGAAATGGCAAGAGCCCCCTCCTGCGAA encodes:
- the LOC105168241 gene encoding U4/U6 small nuclear ribonucleoprotein Prp31 homolog is translated as MATLNDSFLADLDELSDNEDDLLDADNDNAEHMEEDIDGDLADIEALNYDDLDSVSKLQKTQRYTDIMQKVEDALEKGSDNSSQGLVLEDDPEYQLIVDCNALSVDIENEIVIIHNFIRDKYRLKFPELESLVHHPIDYARVVKKIGNEMDLTLVDLEGLLPSAIIMVVSVTASTTSGKPLPEDVLQKTIDACDRALALDSAKKKVLDFVESRMGYIAPNLSAIVGSAVAAKLMGTAGGLSALAKMPACNVQLLGAKRKNLAGFSTATSQFRVGYLEQTEIFQSTPPALRMRACRLLAAKSTLAARVDSTRGDPTGKTGRSFRAEIHKKIEKWQEPPPAKQPKPLPVPDSEPKKKRGGRRLRKMKERYAITDMRKLANRMQFGVPEESSLGDGLGEGYGMLGQAGSGKLRVSVGQSRLAAKVAKKFKERNYGSSGATSGLTSSLAFTPVQGIELSNPQANQLGGGTQSTYFSETGTFSKIKKT